In Rhipicephalus microplus isolate Deutch F79 chromosome 7, USDA_Rmic, whole genome shotgun sequence, one genomic interval encodes:
- the LOC119179797 gene encoding uncharacterized protein LOC119179797, producing MQAFIATILLSFTASALAGGYGGGYGGGYATYAAPAVGYGYGVAAPVAAKGLAYGATYAAPVAAYAAPAVTKTVSYAAPVVAYGGNGGYGGYGGYGGYGSYGYAAPAAVATYAAPAVAKTVATYAAPAAVGYGYGGYGLGGYGGYGLGSYGGYGHGGYGGYGAGYVAPAVTTYAAPAVARYAVPAVAKTVSVAPAVATYAVPAVAKTAVTYAAPAYGAAVAVPAVATKAVGYGLGYGAYGAGYGSGYGIGYGAGYGLGYAAPVYGHYTSKYYKK from the exons ATGCAAGCCTTC ATCGCAACAATCCTTCTCAGCTTCACCGCCTCGGCTCTGGCCGGCGGCTACGGCGGAGGCTATGGTGGAGGCTACGCCACCTATGCCGCTCCTGCGGTGGGCTACGGTTACGGCGTAGCCGCTCCTGTCGCCGCCAAAGGCCTGGCCTACGGCGCCACCTACGCCGCTCCAGTGGCCGCCTACGCCGCTCCGGCTGTCACCAAGACCGTGTCGTACGCCGCCCCCGTCGTTGCCTACGGCGGAAACGGAGGCTACGGCGGCTACGGCGGCTACGGCGGATACGGTAGCTACGGATACGCCGCGCCTGCTGCGGTCGCAACCTACGCTGCTCCCGCTGTGGCCAAGACCGTCGCTACATACGCAGCTCCCGCTGCTGTCGGCTATGGCTACGGAGGATACGGTCTCGGCGGCTACGGAGGATATGGCCTCGGCAGCTACGGCGGATACGGCCACGGAGGATACGGAGGATACGGTGCCGGATACGTGGCCCCCGCCGTCACCACTTACGCTGCTCCCGCGGTGGCCCGCTACGCCGTCCCGGCCGTAGCCAAGACCGTATCCGTGGCCCCGGCCGTCGCCACCTACGCCGTGCCGGCCGTAGCCAAGACTGCCGTGACGTACGCCGCCCCCGCCTACGGAGCCGCTGTCGCCGTGCCGGCCGTGGCAACCAAGGCTGTCGGCTACGGTCTGGGCTACGGTGCCTACGGAGCCGGCTACGGCTCTGGATATGGCATCGGATACGGCGCCGGCTACGGCCTCGGTTATGCGGCGCCCGTGTACGGCCACTACACCTCCAAGTACTACAAGAAATAA